The window GGTTAAGTTTGAGCATCTTCTTATGTCATAACTAAAATCTGAAAAtttgagctgcagtatcacagAGTTTTGTGACCAAAACAGATTCCCGTCTCCATCTCCGGGTTGCgtggaaaataaaatttgcTATTTGTCACTGGTTCTACAGGGATGATGAACTTCTTGgtttgggtgtgtttgtgtgtatgtgagtgacTTCTGTCCATAATAAACTCCTCCAATGGTATCATTGTTTCCATGGATGGATTCCTGAATGGCTTAAGGGGCCCCCTTATCTCTCGGGGGGCCCCGGGCTTGTGCCTGATGCCGATCATCTAtcactaaaaaataaaataaaccattaTGTAACTATAAATGccattataaaaataaaagcagcatgtATAAGTTTGACCGAGAACATCATGTCACAACGAAGACAAAGgtgtaaaaagaaacacatttattaagatatatatttacaaacttgtcaCGATCCAGCTATTTACAAGAATCGGGAGtagacaggaaacaaaagtaAAGTCGTCATTGGGTGTATGTAGAAATTACAAGTATGGCACTGTGTGGTAAGAAAAAGTGAGATCAGTAAACACCAACAATCATATGAAGCTCTTCGTGGGGAAAGTAAGGGTATTTGACACGAGGCTGCTTCATACATTTATCATAAAGTTTGAAATTGCGGATATTGTTTAACATCCTTAGTGTGACTCAGTCTGCCTCAGGTTTTTCATGAAGTGCTCTGCTGTTCTGTTAAAGTCcggctgtaaatgtaaatgtctagAAATCTAAACATATAAACTCTTTATAATTTGCATTGATGAATAATGCTGGTGAGAGAGCCTGTGTGCTCTGATTCCAAGTACTACATGTATGTAGGCTCTAGACTCTACTACGTTCAGTGAGGTGCCACCAGTAAGTTTCCAGTGAACATATACGGATCATAACCAATAGAAATCAACAAAGGTTCATAATCATTTAGGGCGGATGTCATCAAAGTAACACATATACAACAATTCAAATATAGAGGAAAAATAAACGGAtgaacactgataataacgGTAATGTGCAAGGGAGGGCACAACACTTAAACTTTTCTGTCAGGCTGCTTTTTTGGACAAACTCAGAATGAACCCGACATCTATGAAGCACCATAAAGTTACAGATGCAATTCCAAAGTATTGTTGGTTGTTGTAGTTTTCTTTCTAAAGGAAAGTGCCCCCtccagtggctgctgctgcttgactCAAATAACAGTCAATTGTGACAAAAGCTGAGCGGCTTACAATGAGCGTCGCCACTTCATATGAAGATTAAAGTGCATAAggctgagttgttgtttttgtttatttacatgcCCCATCTCCTGGTTCCTTTCAGTTTCTTCAGAGATTTATTTTGTCGTCACTGCCAACATCATACAAACTGCAACTTAACCTATTACATCCATGATTTCCCTTCATGATGGACACTGCATCCCCCTCAAAACTCTGCTCACaaactgtatgtgtctgtgtgagtgtgatcaTCCCAAACAtggaaatgaattcaaaatgaattctcGGGGTCTTTAAGTAGATTTCCTTAAACATTCAACAAAGTGCCAACCAGTCGATTCCCCCTAGCGActattttaacaaatattttcaaaatacttTACATCAATGAACACAGTTAGGAGAGCCAATGTCCCGCCACTAGCCAATAGGCATGCAGTGCATTTCCAGTATCACTTCAGCTCTGGACACAACCCTTTTACGTGCAGTGTTAAAAAGAACTGCAGCTGTGAGACATACAAAACCACGAGTGCTACCTCAGAGGAAATGACAACCCCTTCCTTCATCCTTACAGGCTTTGCCCACTGTCGCCAGGTGACCAACTTCTTCATCAAACCAGCCAATACTGCATTTGTTTGATACTGTATGAgagctacagtacatgtcagAGGTTGTCTTTCATTCAAAAACAGGCCCACAGATAACTCTAAAAATAACTCTAAGTTTATTATGTACATATGAAggagactctttttttttatggacacAGTAActgattcatttatttccctTCATTGCTGGTGTCCAAACTGCTGAGTCCtgtgggaaaaaacaacaatctttcAGTATAAACACAATCCacaaggggaggagggtggTTGACGATGTACATGGCAATGCTGGCTATGATCAAATAGTGCTCACCTGGTACATCCGTCTTGCCTTTGGTGACTTTGGAGGTCTTAGGTGAACAAACTGCAAAAAGCGGGCGGCAAATTTAAGAGCAatcaagacattaaaaaaatgcacaaatacacaccgaGACTCGCTGACAGCTCTTTGAGGCCGTGCTCGGGTTAAGTGGAGGTTTCAGCCCAAGTGACATTGCACTTGAATCAATGTACGGTGGCTACTCACCAACTCTCTCTCACGGCTTCAATGTCACTCACGAGATTCTGCGCTAAACAGATGCCGAAAATCTgaagacaaatttaaaaatctgtGCGTGAGGTTCATGAAAACGTCGGCAGAGGTCCGGTGTTAAAAGCAAAACTGCTGAGACTGTTCCTCACCTGTAGTAATGCAATCCCGATGAAGATGCCCGCCACCACCGTCAGGTTGTCTTGAAGCCACTTCTCAAACTGAGGGACGCAGCCCTTGATGTAAATGAAAGTCCGCTGCTCAGAGTCCTGGAAGAAGGTTCACAAAACACACCACGATTACAGGCTGATTACCAGATGCAGATTCGACATTTTGGCTTCTACTTTTATTAACCCATGAAAAGTCATTGTGTACAACCATGTTGGGATTTCACATTACTTTGCAACAGCtgacaacattttttacaaatattttttaggGGTGGCacatcatttttctctcctttactTGGCTGttaacacacactcagctcACCGTTTTCCTGCTCTGACTCGTGACAACTGCTTTACTCTGCccttttttcctcacatttaaagtcaggaaaacaaacagggcCTTTTCCTTACATTATGCTTCTATGGAGTGCGGCCAAAGCTAATGATCGGGGGGAGGGGGCTTCAATTCCCATTGCATGGCTGCAGCATGAGTAATACCACAGGAGCCAAAGTGCCGATGGAGAGCCAGCTGCTGTATTCTGAAGAGCGGGGCGTTGGGGAAACACGGTGAAAGAGGGATATTGTGCCCAGGGTGGGGTACCTGATGACCTCATGCAGACATGGCATGTCAATGGACCTGCCTGAGGCAAAATGGGCGCGAGCAGTTTACACTCTTCACGCTGTTTCATGGCACCAGCGTAGTTTTAGGTGAGGGTCTCGGCCTCTGCTATAAATCTCACCGCTTTTGCTCGGATGTCGTATCCACACTGAGTGTTGATGACGTCCTCCTGCGAAGGAAAGTCAGTTCATTAAACATCAAAACAAGGCCGAGTCAAGATattcagagaaataaaacacggatttcagtttcctttctttcttttgtaatGATGAGTTTGTCTGGACTGCTGTCCAGTACATCGCTGTCGTGTATTTGGCCTCTGGGGATGTACAGGACAGCAGTTGTCCCAATGAAACTTAACCTGTGCATATCTGCACTGAACCAGAGCTGTTGACCTGAAACGCTTGTACATGAGTCAGATTTATAATCATTAATAACAGGACTTCAGATTTTTGTTGGACTTGGCTGCTGTGAGACTTGACCCTTcaacttaaaaaatacataaattaagaCAATCACTTTGCCCTGTTAGCCCAATATGAAGAATAACAATCTTCGCAGTATTAACGCCCTCTGTCATTAGAAACATCGAATTGAACAAGGAAAAGCTCCCCAGAGctttaaaatgatatatttgTGACCCcctttttaattgatttagtTCTTTGGAAAGACAAACAAGGCAAGGAAGTCTGGTGTGTCTCATGTCTGAtaccaaaacagaaaagaagtcAGTGTTCAGTGTGAGTGTAACATCTGGGGAACattgtgtgatttttatttttctgtttattgctGATGGTCAGTGTTGCTCACAAAGAGCATTACCTCCTTGGAATAGTATGTTCTTGGGTCCAGCAAATGAAAAGACACTCTTGCGCAACATTCAGTCCAGTCAAGTCAGCCTGTTTTGCTGCAGCACAGTGACACAATGACAGGAGCTAAAGCATTTTTCTGCCTTGGTTTAACTCCTCCCTGCCACTTTCAGACGTTGCTGTGCTGGCAGAGTCTGAGGGGACTAAACACTGAGGCCTGGACGTCCTGTTGGAAGTCAGACATGACAGCTGACGACGTCAGTCGGGCGGCTGGAGGACGCAGATAACTAAGGGATCTGTCACAGGGAGGACCTTTCACAATTTCCCCTCCAACTACCACCAGTGTAAATGTTTCAGCATGTTAGACAGAGACCAACTCAGATGAAATACCACGCCTCGGACACAAGAACACCAAATTGCACCCATGAGGCTTTTTGTGCTCTGCCATAAAGGGGGTTAACTGGATGTGAATTAGAAAGGCTTGGGTCTTAACTTACAGTTAAAGTCGTATTCTTTTATAATTTCATTACCATTCTCCTATCAGTCTTAGTCTCAATGAATCCCGTAAACCTAGTATGTACTATATTTGACACTTCTGTAAACTTTCTAACATCCTCTGCATCTCTCTATAAACATCTGTTATTTATTCACCTAAGCACATAAGCATCcaggctgtctctctctctctctctctctctctctctctctctcccccccccccccccccccctcagcgtcttctccctctcctctctcttctcagttTCCCTGTGCCGGACCACCGGCCGTCCTGagacctctctgtctctccatgcCGTCAGCgcctcaaaaagttatggacggatttgtatgaaaatatttatcAGGATTCCAGaaatttttttcaccattgcaagATTTGGCAGAAACTTGATATcttgagtcatatcttcacaaatacataacaataCTTGTCTGATTTGAGGGTCACAGGACAGGGGGTGTCCCTTGAGACTAATTTGTGATTTGTTCAAATTTCACTTGACTTGTGTTTTCGGGGAGTGTGACATACCGCTGGATCTTTGGTGCAGCAGGAAAAGGGCACTCCACATTTCTCTCGACTCGGGTTCGAATCAGTGCAGTTGAAGTATATGTTCAAATTCCAGTCATCAGCTCCAAAAGCCCCACAACACTCCCACTGCAAGGTTAAAGAGACAGCAAAACCTCACATGCCAAAGCTGTCCTACAGAACGGAACAACCATGATTCTCACAAGGTAAAAACAACACTTGGGTGAAATTAATAGACAGGATTAAGAAAGACGGTGCTCACATATTCCTGGGTGAAGTCTATCAGGTTCTGCAGGTCGATGTCGTCTCTGTATGCCCGAATGTTGTTGTTAATGAAAAAGTTGAGCTGGTCCTTGATCCAGTCTTTGAAGACAAAGGCCAGGACCCCTGCAGTCAGCTCCAGGAAGAAGATGATACCCAGGAACACAGagaactgaaaaacacacacacattcacagttctcagaattcaaaaaaataatagtatGAGACCAAAGAGGATTTGATAATTAAATCTCTGACGAAGGCTTCAGGGAACGTACAAACTTGAGCAGGAAGGAGTTTTCTCTCAACGCGCCGATGCAACCGGCGAATCCGAGGATGAACATTACACCTCCCACCACAAGGAAGAGCCAGACAGGGTCGAAACCTCCCAGATCTGTGATGGACGAGATGTTGGAGAGAACGCCCTGGTGACGGAAGCAGAAGAGGGCAAGAGTGAAAGGTCAGAAGAGTCAAGTTatagagaaatatttttaaatcatatttatcgTCGTCCACTGTCCTTACCTAAGGAAGGGAGTAACGTTTGATAAGCCCCCAAGctaaaaaacacaacttgaaTAATGTAACACTGGAACTAATATGATCAATCTACTATGACTTTTacatctgtacagtaaatatttatCAGTAACCAGCAGCCTGTTGACTTAGCTTAGCACCAGCATCACTAAAGGTCTGTAGCCTGTTTGTTATAATctgtaagaaaacaaaagtgtaaaaatggaaatgtatggTTTTATGGGGGATTGTGAGCCAGACTATTTCCTGGCTGGGAGCAGCAGCTTTCTGGCTGCCAGACAAGCGCTCCTGGCCAAGGAGTAGCCcagtacatactgtagatgAAGATAGATAGATTACTAGAGGATTGCCGATCTGGTGCATCTTTGCACTTCAATTTTTGTGTACACATGAGCTCTCATGAGTGAATGAAACACTTTGGATTTTTGAGTGCTGATCAttcaaaacatgacatttgaagatgtcatcttgggcttttttcccccaatctTCTGTTATTTAACTGTACAAAGACCTAAATGAATATTCACCACAATTATAATCAGATCGATGAgcaatgaaaacaatcgttagaTGAAGCAGTAAACTGAAAAATTAGAAAGAAGGCATTAGAAATTCTTGAATTAAAGTCAAGACCCTTTCACTGGCCTgtctgtccccttttttttttacacaatgaatGAATCTGTGAAATGCATTCGTTCCATTCAGAGGCCATTGTTCAGAGGGGTGTCCCACCGGAAGAGCATGACATTCCATTGTGATTCAGTAAAGCCTCTGCTTTCCACAGTGTGCGGACAAACGAGTGGAAATGACaagttgtgaatgtgaattatCCACTTATAGTTTATGAATTATTTGCAGATGGGAAAACAAATCGcacaactataaaaaaaacaacaactcacctTCTCGCTCCATGCCCACAGCCCGATGCCAAGAAACGCCACTCCAAGGAActggcagagaagaagaagacagagacgAGATGAGCAGGATCATTCATCTGCAACATGTAGTCATCATCACAcagaagcagagacagagagagggagaagccaCAGAGAGAGTTTCCTGGCCCTGGTCCATTACTAAATATTTCTCCGCTCAGTCTGCAGCGAGCAGCAGACTCCCACGTTAGAAAGCATCTTGCCCGAGTAGATTAGGACTGCACAAGTTTCCACCCTCAGCGTACGAGTTCAAAACCACATTTCAAGTCAGGATTCAGTGCACTGACGGCATTTTCAACAGGCTAATTGTTGACTTAGCAATAATTATAAATTTGTTGGTTATATTTTTCCTTGCTcgttacattttctttcttttatatgaaattaatatttacaatTTTAACCTTTCTTCTGCACTTTTGGTTGGACTAAGGCAGCAActtactttttttccatttccagacTAATGATTTGCGAATTcacaaaacaataacattgGCACTTACAGTAGCTGCGGACGCTTGGTGATGTAAGATTTGTATCCCTTTGTTGGTTGTAATACACGCCCatgtgttgccatgacaacagaaCTAATCTAGCTAGAGATTGAcatgtatattaaaaatgaggtcattaaaaaatgattgagttcatattcatgtatcgtacgataagttgataacgtaattatcgtgacaggcctacctATGCCTGCTACAATAGAGACCCCCACACTCCAAAAGACATGAATTCTAACATTTTGGGAATCTGGATCCATTAAATGTTCAGAATAAGAGAAAAAATTGCCACTTCATTTTCTACTTGTTCGCTTAAATCAACTGATCATCAAGCATAAATGATGGTGCCTTCAGTCATTATGACCCTACTCTCTGGAATTTAATGTCTGCTACATCAGCGTCTTCTTTCAAAGGTAAATTAAACACAGCTTTCAGTATGTAGTCACCGGGTAAAACATTTGGATACCTACTTCTTGTATGCTTTTGtcaataaatgtcataaaatgtgcTAAATGAATTATCTTCACTATCCGATCACCTCTAATCCACATGATCCGCAACTACGTTCAAACAAGGCACATTTCAACATCAATATGTATATTCCTTACATTTAATGACTGGATTACATTACATCCCACCTCTTCTCAATTAAAATTGGACACTGAAGGCCCCAGAGTGAGCCCTCCACACATTCCTGCTGCTGGGggtcaatggggggggggggggggggggggggggtgctaaCCCACAGGAGGACGTTTGCTTTCACTTTCATGTCACTGCCCCGCGCCCAAacaccacagacacaatgaAATGTGAAGTGTCCTCAGACGAACGAACGAGTGATGTCATCTGACAGCCAGGAAAGAGCCCTCGACCCGAGCTCCTCACAacactgatgctgatgctgatgctgacaGCAGCATCATCAACACGGAGGAGAAAACCAAAAAGCAGCTGACAGGGGGAGAGCAAGTgcacaggagcagagaggggacGAGTCTGTCCATGTCAGCCGACGGGAGACACCACAGAATTAGAAATTCAAaaagctgctgccgccgccgagGGAcggagaacaaaaagaagagcaTGTCACGGTGACGCGCCGCGGACGCGCGAGGCCTCCGGAGTCGGACACTCACCCAGAATATGATGTTGAATCCGAAGATGAAATACTTGATGCAGCAGCTCACTTCCTGAGCCTTGAAATGCTTCCCTGACATCATCTGGAGGCCGGGGGGTTCGGTATTCTCGTTCTTTCTTCCTCAATCGCCTCCCGGACAGGAAGCGGGGCGCATCTATGTTTCCTCc is drawn from Scophthalmus maximus strain ysfricsl-2021 chromosome 8, ASM2237912v1, whole genome shotgun sequence and contains these coding sequences:
- the LOC118312124 gene encoding tetraspanin-5, producing MMSGKHFKAQEVSCCIKYFIFGFNIIFWFLGVAFLGIGLWAWSEKGVLSNISSITDLGGFDPVWLFLVVGGVMFILGFAGCIGALRENSFLLKFFSVFLGIIFFLELTAGVLAFVFKDWIKDQLNFFINNNIRAYRDDIDLQNLIDFTQEYWECCGAFGADDWNLNIYFNCTDSNPSREKCGVPFSCCTKDPAEDVINTQCGYDIRAKADSEQRTFIYIKGCVPQFEKWLQDNLTVVAGIFIGIALLQIFGICLAQNLVSDIEAVRESCLFT